In one Candidatus Binatota bacterium genomic region, the following are encoded:
- a CDS encoding MFS transporter: protein MRANTRVKVAGGERKKRAANPHLWVSSTYFAEGFPYSVVHQLAEVLFKEAGASLQAIGLTSLLHLPWNLKFLWGPLLDAFATKRAWMVTVELLMAVLLVGLALVATSGQVLLFASLLFALLAVLSATHDIAIDGYYLEALDEDDQSRFVGYRASAYKVAMMLVAGPTLIFVSKVGWSAAFAATAVVMLLLMAWHQVFLPRVEVQQRPARVMLATLLRGRVLAGAVVLAALLLAGRWLLPQLQPLLPAALQTVSVSGWIAISLLASLLLAMAMLPRLKRVLAGSDSFYASAFVDFLAQDRVGRLLAFVVLFRAGESFLLKMRYPFLRDLGMSMEQYAFASGTVGLVASFVATLLGGYLISRHGLRRWIWPFVLAQNTLNLLYMWLASGSGEGLPAWTLVVTLEAFGSGLGTAVFMVYLMRCCGREHRAAHMALLTALMSLGFTIAGVASGFLAEALGFTSYFGFTFLASLPAMALIPLLPNLDRPAGAGRA, encoded by the coding sequence GTGCGGGCCAATACGAGAGTCAAGGTGGCGGGCGGCGAAAGGAAAAAACGAGCGGCGAATCCTCACCTGTGGGTATCGAGTACCTACTTTGCCGAGGGGTTTCCGTACAGCGTAGTTCACCAGCTGGCCGAAGTCCTGTTCAAGGAAGCGGGCGCCAGCCTGCAGGCCATAGGCCTGACCTCTCTTTTGCACCTGCCCTGGAACCTCAAGTTTCTATGGGGCCCGCTGCTCGACGCCTTTGCGACCAAGCGGGCCTGGATGGTAACTGTCGAGCTGCTGATGGCCGTCCTGCTGGTGGGCCTGGCGCTGGTCGCAACGAGCGGGCAGGTGTTGCTGTTTGCGTCGCTGCTGTTTGCTTTGCTGGCCGTGCTGTCGGCTACCCACGACATAGCCATCGATGGCTATTACCTCGAGGCGCTCGACGAGGACGACCAGTCGCGTTTTGTCGGCTACCGGGCGTCGGCCTACAAGGTGGCCATGATGCTGGTCGCCGGCCCCACGCTGATTTTTGTCAGCAAGGTCGGCTGGTCTGCCGCGTTCGCGGCCACCGCGGTGGTCATGCTGCTGTTGATGGCCTGGCACCAGGTCTTTCTGCCCAGGGTAGAGGTGCAGCAGCGTCCCGCCAGGGTGATGCTGGCCACGCTGTTGCGCGGGCGCGTGCTGGCGGGGGCGGTCGTGCTCGCAGCGTTGTTGCTGGCGGGCCGGTGGCTGCTGCCACAACTGCAGCCGCTGCTCCCGGCTGCACTGCAGACGGTGTCTGTTTCGGGCTGGATCGCGATCTCGCTGCTCGCGTCACTGCTGCTGGCCATGGCCATGTTGCCCCGGCTCAAGCGTGTGCTGGCGGGTAGCGATTCGTTCTACGCGTCGGCCTTCGTTGATTTTCTGGCCCAGGACAGGGTGGGGCGCTTACTGGCCTTCGTGGTGCTCTTCAGGGCCGGCGAGTCCTTCCTGCTCAAGATGCGTTATCCCTTTCTGCGCGATCTCGGCATGAGCATGGAGCAGTACGCATTTGCCAGCGGCACCGTGGGGCTGGTGGCTTCTTTCGTGGCCACGCTGCTGGGTGGATACCTGATTTCAAGGCACGGGCTGCGGCGCTGGATATGGCCTTTCGTGCTGGCGCAGAACACGCTCAACCTGCTCTACATGTGGCTGGCCAGCGGATCGGGCGAGGGGCTGCCGGCGTGGACGCTGGTGGTCACGCTCGAAGCCTTCGGCTCGGGCCTTGGCACCGCCGTGTTCATGGTTTACCTCATGCGCTGCTGTGGCAGGGAGCACCGGGCGGCCCACATGGCGCTGCTGACGGCCTTGATGAGTCTCGGCTTTACCATAGCCGGGGTGGCCAGCGGTTTTCTCGCCGAGGCGCTCGGGTTCACGAGCTACTTCGGTTTTACCTTCCTGGCTTCGTTACCGGCGATGGCCTTGATACCGCTGCTGCCCAACCTTGATCGGCCGGCAGGCGCCGGTCGGGCCTGA
- a CDS encoding heavy-metal-associated domain-containing protein — protein sequence MMNRTAVSLAALATAAVLLMGTQFAGPAVSSAIADEAVASADAHDYVLAIEGMSCAIGCPPAIESMLEGIHGVTGVSVDFETQSAKVSVSGDHQLSSEACSKALGNSGYSVASISPAN from the coding sequence ATGATGAACAGAACAGCCGTATCACTGGCCGCGCTGGCAACAGCAGCGGTCCTTCTCATGGGTACCCAGTTCGCGGGCCCGGCGGTCAGCAGCGCCATTGCCGACGAAGCCGTCGCCAGCGCAGACGCGCACGACTACGTGCTGGCCATCGAGGGCATGAGCTGCGCCATAGGCTGCCCGCCAGCCATCGAGTCAATGCTCGAGGGCATTCACGGCGTCACCGGCGTGAGCGTCGACTTCGAAACGCAGTCGGCCAAGGTGTCGGTGTCAGGGGACCACCAGCTGAGCAGCGAAGCCTGCTCCAAGGCGCTGGGAAATTCTGGCTACTCGGTAGCGAGCATCAGCCCAGCCAACTGA
- a CDS encoding alpha/beta hydrolase: MDDGLELVGDAHGDSAAPPVLLLHGGGQTRHAWKNTARVLADAGYYALALDLRGHGDSGWCERGDYAFHVFAEDLRCVAGQMDGAVAMVGASLGGLAALICEGEMAPGQASAVVLVDIAPRMDSKGVERIVAFMKARPDGFSSLEEAADEVARYQPHRRRPPSSEGLARNLRQGEDGRWRWHWDPDFLSSRGTSEDRENFHDRLMKAAASLEVPTLLVRGGMSEIVSEEGAREFLDVVPHAEYVDVEKASHMVAGDRNDEFCSAVVEFLSRTVPA; encoded by the coding sequence ATGGACGACGGGCTTGAGCTCGTGGGTGACGCCCACGGGGACAGTGCTGCGCCCCCGGTGTTGCTCCTGCACGGTGGTGGACAAACCAGGCACGCCTGGAAGAACACCGCACGGGTGCTCGCCGACGCGGGCTACTACGCGCTTGCCCTTGATCTTCGCGGGCATGGTGACAGTGGCTGGTGTGAGCGGGGCGACTACGCCTTCCATGTTTTCGCAGAGGATCTTCGCTGTGTGGCTGGGCAGATGGATGGAGCCGTGGCCATGGTGGGGGCGTCGCTCGGTGGCCTGGCTGCGTTGATCTGCGAGGGGGAGATGGCACCGGGGCAGGCGTCGGCGGTGGTGCTTGTAGACATCGCCCCGCGTATGGACAGCAAGGGGGTCGAGCGTATTGTTGCGTTCATGAAGGCCCGTCCCGATGGTTTTTCCAGCCTGGAGGAAGCGGCCGACGAAGTAGCCAGGTACCAGCCGCATCGCCGCCGTCCGCCGTCCAGTGAAGGCTTGGCCCGCAACCTCAGGCAGGGCGAGGACGGTCGTTGGCGCTGGCACTGGGACCCCGATTTTCTCAGCTCGCGTGGCACGTCAGAAGACAGAGAAAACTTTCACGACCGTTTGATGAAGGCAGCAGCTTCGCTCGAAGTGCCGACGCTGCTGGTTCGCGGCGGCATGAGCGAGATAGTGAGCGAAGAAGGCGCGCGTGAGTTTCTCGACGTCGTGCCCCACGCCGAGTACGTCGACGTGGAAAAGGCCTCGCACATGGTGGCCGGGGATCGCAACGACGAGTTCTGCTCGGCGGTGGTCGAGTTTCTTTCACGCACGGTACCCGCCTGA
- a CDS encoding nitroreductase family protein: MNIAETDALLTTTRSVRKRLDFSRPVEAELLEECIDLALQSPTGSNQQGWHIVVVTDEAKRKAIADVYREGFTAYQAMKEGVDPGFSEDDLRAEQMPRVYDSAGYLAENMEKAPAFVLFCVEGRVENAGVIGQASLYGSVLPAAWSFMLAGRARGLGMAWTTIHLFKEKAVAELLGLPDNVTQTVLFPVAYFTGDGFKPAKRLPASSVTHWNSWGSKRG, encoded by the coding sequence CCCGGCCCGTTGAAGCCGAGCTGCTCGAAGAGTGCATTGACCTGGCGCTGCAGTCGCCAACCGGATCAAACCAGCAGGGCTGGCACATCGTCGTGGTCACCGACGAGGCCAAGCGCAAGGCCATAGCCGACGTGTACCGCGAGGGCTTCACGGCTTACCAGGCCATGAAAGAGGGCGTGGATCCAGGTTTCAGTGAGGACGACCTGCGAGCCGAACAGATGCCGCGCGTGTATGACTCGGCCGGTTACCTGGCCGAGAACATGGAGAAGGCGCCGGCCTTCGTGCTTTTCTGCGTAGAAGGCCGGGTGGAAAATGCCGGAGTCATCGGGCAGGCGTCGTTGTACGGCTCGGTGCTGCCCGCCGCGTGGTCATTCATGCTGGCCGGGCGCGCGCGTGGGCTGGGAATGGCCTGGACGACCATTCACCTGTTCAAGGAGAAAGCCGTGGCCGAGCTGCTCGGGCTGCCCGATAACGTGACCCAGACCGTGCTGTTTCCGGTGGCGTATTTTACCGGTGACGGCTTCAAGCCCGCTAAGCGGCTGCCGGCCTCCAGCGTTACCCACTGGAACAGCTGGGGCAGCAAGCGCGGCTGA
- a CDS encoding peptidase M19, producing MKRSFVLVAALLSGLTLLLFCVLGPAVDRRMNKVGGGMPHEPSDRARELYDSLFVADLHADSLLWGRDLSQRGEHGHVDLPRLLAGGVSLQAFTVVTQVPMGINIESNPADSDIVLWLALAQRWPSATWTSLAERALLQARRLDELEAGSGGQLTVLRTSADLDGYLARRGRGEKTVAAFLGIEGAHALDADLANVDRLFDAGFRMMGPTHFFDNAVAGSAHGLEKGGLTALGRQVIARMQELGMIVDLAHSSPATVDEVLALAVRPVVVSHGGVKGTCDNTRNLSDKHLRGIAATGGVIGIGYWETAVCGDGPADIARAIVHATKVAGVRHVGLGSDFDGAITAPFDTTGLVSLVDELLDEGLSDDDIAAVMGGNTLRVLRAALPAD from the coding sequence ATGAAACGGAGTTTCGTACTGGTGGCGGCCCTGTTGTCGGGCCTCACCCTGTTGTTGTTCTGCGTGCTGGGTCCCGCGGTTGACCGCAGAATGAACAAGGTGGGCGGCGGAATGCCGCACGAGCCGTCGGACAGGGCGCGTGAACTCTACGACTCGTTGTTCGTGGCCGACCTTCACGCCGACTCGTTGCTGTGGGGGCGCGACCTCTCGCAGCGCGGTGAGCACGGTCACGTTGACCTGCCTCGCCTGCTGGCCGGGGGGGTCTCGTTGCAGGCCTTCACCGTTGTCACCCAGGTGCCGATGGGCATCAACATAGAGAGCAACCCCGCCGACAGCGACATCGTGCTGTGGCTGGCGTTGGCGCAGCGCTGGCCTTCGGCCACCTGGACAAGCCTGGCCGAGCGCGCACTGCTACAAGCGCGGAGGCTCGACGAGCTCGAGGCTGGCTCGGGCGGGCAACTGACGGTGCTGAGAACTTCGGCTGATCTCGACGGTTATCTTGCCCGGCGCGGGCGGGGCGAGAAGACGGTGGCTGCCTTCCTGGGTATAGAGGGGGCACACGCCCTGGACGCGGATCTGGCAAATGTCGATCGCTTGTTCGACGCGGGGTTCCGCATGATGGGCCCCACCCATTTTTTTGACAACGCGGTAGCCGGATCAGCCCACGGACTGGAGAAAGGTGGGCTCACCGCGCTGGGCAGGCAGGTCATCGCGCGCATGCAGGAGCTGGGCATGATAGTGGACCTCGCGCATTCGTCGCCTGCCACCGTAGACGAGGTGCTGGCCCTCGCAGTCCGTCCGGTTGTCGTGTCTCACGGGGGCGTAAAGGGCACCTGCGACAACACCCGCAACCTGTCGGACAAACACCTGCGCGGCATAGCGGCTACGGGCGGGGTGATCGGCATTGGCTACTGGGAAACAGCCGTCTGTGGTGATGGCCCCGCCGACATTGCGCGCGCTATAGTGCACGCGACAAAGGTGGCCGGTGTGCGCCACGTCGGCCTCGGCTCTGACTTTGACGGAGCGATCACCGCCCCCTTTGACACAACGGGACTGGTTTCACTGGTTGACGAACTACTCGACGAGGGACTGTCCGACGACGATATTGCCGCCGTCATGGGCGGCAATACCCTGCGCGTGCTGCGCGCGGCGCTGCCGGCTGACTGA